In the genome of Perca fluviatilis chromosome 4, GENO_Pfluv_1.0, whole genome shotgun sequence, one region contains:
- the LOC120556766 gene encoding histone H2B 1/2-like: protein MPEPSVKAPKKGSKKAVSKAVSKTGKKKRKTRKESYAIYVYKVLKQVHPDTGISSKAMGIMNSFVSDIFERIAGEASRLAHYNKRSTITSREIQTAVRLLLPGELAKHAVSEGTKAVTKYTSSK from the coding sequence ATGCCGGAACCATCCGTCAAAGCGCCCAAGAAGGGCTCCAAGAAAGCCGTCTCTAAGGCCGTCAGCAAGACCggcaagaagaagagaaagaccAGGAAGGAGAGCTACGCCATCTACGTGTACAAGGTGCTGAAGCAGGTCCACCCCGACACCGGCATCTCCTCCAAGGCCATGGGCATCATGAACTCGTTTGTGAGCGACATCTTTGAGCGCATCGCCGGCGAGGCCTCCCGTCTGGCTCACTACAACAAGCGCTCCACCATCACTTCCAGGGAGATCCAGACCGCCGTGAGGCTGCTGCTGCCCGGGGAGCTGGCCAAGCACGCCGTGTCTGAGGGCACCAAGGCCGTCACCAAGTACACCAGCTCCAAGTAA
- the LOC120557786 gene encoding histone H1-like: protein MAEVAPAASPAKAAKKKVSKPKKAGPSVSELIVQTVAASKDRSGVSAAALKKALAAGGYDVDKNKARVKTAIKSLVAKGTLVQTKGTGASGSFKMNKKAVETKAKKPVKKAAPKAKKPAAAKKPKAAAAKKPAAANKSPKKAKKPAAAKKAAKSPKKATKSPKKATKSPKKVVKKAPAAKKAPAKKAAKPKVKKAAPKKK from the coding sequence ATGGCAGAAGTAGCTCCTGCCGCCTCGCCGGCCAAAGCAGCCAAGAAGAAGGTTTCCAAACCGAAGAAGGCCGGCCCCAGCGTCAGCGAGCTCATCGTTCAGACTGTGGCCGCTTCCAAGGACCGGAGCGGCGTGTCTGCGGCCGCCCTCAAGAAGGCTCTGGCCGCCGGAGGCTACGATGTGGATAAGAACAAGGCCCGCGTCAAGACCGCCATCAAGAGTCTGGTGGCGAAGGGGACTCTGGTCCAGACCAAGGGGACCGGGGCCTCCGGATCCTTCAAGATGAACAAGAAGGCTGTTGAAACCAAGGCTAAGAAGCCGGTCAAGAAAGCCGCTCCTAAAGCCAAGAAGCCCGCAGCGGCCAAGAAGCCCAAAGCAGCGGCAGCTAAGAAGCCAGCAGCCGCTAACAAGTCCCCAAAGAAGGCCAAGAAGCCCGCAGCGGCCAAGAAAGCAGCCAAGAGCCCTAAGAAGGCCACAAAGAGCCCCAAAAAGGCGACCAAGAGCCCCAAGAAAGTGGTCAAAAAGGCCCCTGCAGCCAAGAAAGCCCCCGCGAAGAAGGCTGCCAAGCCCAAAGTGAAGAAGGCAGCCCCCAAGAAGAAGTGA